In Phyllopteryx taeniolatus isolate TA_2022b chromosome 1, UOR_Ptae_1.2, whole genome shotgun sequence, the following proteins share a genomic window:
- the usp11 gene encoding ubiquitin carboxyl-terminal hydrolase 11 isoform X4 has product MAANSRCSAAEPAPGLESQRREVECLLRDCELRAGDSWFMVEHRWYTQWKEFVESGDQNSSCPGQIDNGELFEDVVSYHLKDRLVENEDFVLVPAEAWHKLLSWYGLVDQQPPLERKVVDLPSTLKVEVYPVEIFLCLHGNMENVTTAQFSRTDSIQSIQSAICGTFSLPSTCECRLWMKSSDNNCERLRNVHMSVLDACLSSGMTVIMETRNADGTWPSSRPLILRNSVEEQDSYRGQPGVCGLTNLGNTCFMNSALQCLSNTPPLTEYFLQSSYLEELNFSNPLGMKGEIAEAYADVIKQMWSGHHYSVVPRVFKTKVGHFASQFLGYQQHDSQELLSFLLDGLHEDLNRVKNKEYIELRDAEGRPDQEVAEEAWRNHRRRNDSVIVDTFHGLFKSTLICPQCRKVSVTFDPFCYLSIPLPVSKERVMEVFFISLEPYAKPMQHRVVVPKAGKVSDLCLALSEMTNVPDTQMVVADVFKHRFYKIYTPDESLNCILDRDDIFVYECSVQSDQQVLLALYLRERSHYRDYGSVNTTLFGHPLLLSVPRSSCSEEALYQIFLQRLARYVRVPNPSEELEEDDDEEELYKSQTNGISDDDEQEDVARLGPSQSVVCCADGPANDHHQDHAAPSEVQMRPPPPVEGDVHNVCAAKPLSSSDAGPSDGHINARGEESRADVDEENEEAAAAQNDTATEEDCKREEACSPSLPADEQAAKTRACRRKKRLFNIQAVNCNGTEREMGPDVTFNSQPYVALDWDAETKKRFYNENEAEKYVKHSSMDIPQQQTTVQLQECIQLFTTVETLEEENPWYCPMCKKHQLATKKLDLWSLPEVLIIHLKRFSYTKFTREKLDTIVDFPLRNLDFSGCLLKKKLSNGEPPSRYDLIAVSNHYGGLRDGHYTSYARNKDNGQWYYFDDSKVTYATEEQIMTNAAYVLFYHRQDKMRKPSLSAPSTSSAASTPTSASSTSSPRPSEADAGAASVTPPCADAASAFAELTMETD; this is encoded by the exons gtTCATGGTGGAGCATCGCTGGTACACACAGTGGAAGGAGTTTGTGGAAAGCGGAGACCAGAACTCGTCATGTCCCGGTCAGATCGACAATGGCGAGCTGTTTGAGG ATGTGGTCTCGTACCACCTAAAGGATCGTCTGGTGGAGAACGAGGACTTCGTGTTGGTGCCGGCCGAGGCGTGGCACAAGCTTCTTTCCTGGTACGGGTTGGTGGACCAGCAGCCGCCGCTGGAACGCAAG GTGGTGGACCTGCCCAGCACGCTCAAGGTGGAAGTTTACCCCGTGGAGATCTTCCTCTGTCTCCACGGCAACATGGAGAACGTCACCACAGCGCAGTTTAGCCGTACCGACAGCATAC AATCGATCCAGTCGGCCATTTGTGGGACCTTCTCGCTGCCGTCGACGTGCGAGTGTCGCCTGTGGATGAAAAGTTCCGACAACAACTGTGAACGTCTCAGGAACGTCCACATGAGCGTGCTGGACGCCTGCCTGAGCTCAGGGATG ACGGTGATCATGGAGACGAGGAATGCTGATGGCACTTGGCCGAGCTCCAGACCTTTAATTTT GAGGAACTCAGTGGAGGAGCAGGACTCGTATCGAGGTCAGCCCGGTGTCTGCGGCCTCACAAACCTCGGCAACACCTGCTTCATGAACTCTGCCCTGCAG TGTCTGAGCAACACTCCTCCCTTGACCGAGTACTTCCTGCAGAGCTCTTACCTGGAGGAGCTCAATTTCTCCAACCCGCTGGGCATGAAAGGCGAGATCGCCGAGGCTTACGCCGACGTCATCAAGCAAATGTGGTCAGGCCACCATTACTCGGTGGTGCCGCGCGTCTTCAAG acCAAGGTGGGCCACTTTGCGTCTCAGTTCCTGGGCTACCAGCAACACGACAGTCAAGAGCTGCTTTCTTTCCTGTTGGACGGGCTGCACGAGGACCTGAACCGGGtcaagaataaagaatatatcgaGCTGCGAGACGCGGAAGGACGCCCGGACCAG gaagtggctgaggaggCATGGCGGAACCACCGACGGCGCAACGACTCTGTGATCGTCGACACCTTCCACGGCCTCTTCAAGTCCACGCTCATCTGTCCCCAGTGCCGCAAGGTGTCCGTCACTTTCGACCCGTTCTGCTACCTGAgcattccacttcctgtcagcAAGGAGCGCGTCATGGAAGTCTTCTTCATCTCGCTCGAACCGTACGCCAAACCCATGCAG CATCGCGTTGTGGTTCCCAAGGCAGGAAAAGTGTCGGACCTCTGCTTGGCTCTGTCAGAGATGACTAACGTTCCCGACACTCAG ATGGTGGTTGCCGATGTGTTCAAACATCGCTTTTATAAAATCTACACACCAGATGAATCTCTGAACTGCATCCTGGATCGGGACGACATCTTCGT gtacGAGTGCAGCGTGCAAAGCGACCAGCAGGTGCTACTGGCGCTCTATCTGAGGGAGCGTTCCCACTATAGAGACTACGGCTCGGTCAACACCACGCTATTTGGACACCCCCTGCTGCTCAGCGTGCCACGCAGCAGCTGCAGCGAGGAGGCGCTCTACCAAATCTTCTTGCAGAGACTGGC GCGCTACGTGCGAGTGCCCAATCCCTCTGAGGAGCTAGAGGAAGATGACGATGAAGAGGAGCTATACAAAAGTCAGACCAACGGCATCAGTGACG ATGATGAGCAAGAGGACGTGGCGCGACTGGGACCCTCGCAGTCGGTGGTGTGCTGCGCCGATGGGCCGGCGAACGACCACCACCAGGACCATGCCGCTCCCTCAGAGGTCCAGATGCGACCGCCCCCTCCAGTGGAGGGCGACGTCCACAATGTGTGCGCCGCCAAGCCCCTCTCCAGCAGCGACGCCGGCCCGAGCGACGGCCACATCAACGCCCGCGGCGAGGAGAGCCGGGCAGACGTTGATGAAGAGAACGAGGAGGCGGCAGCGGCGCAAAATGACACCGCCACGGAAGAAGACTGCAAGCGGGAGGAGGCGTGTTCTCCCAGCCTGCCAGCCGATGAGCAAGCGGCCAAGACGAGGGCATGTCGCAGGAAGAAGCGTCTGTTCAACATCCAGGCGGTCAACTGCAACGGCACCGAGCGGGAGATGGGCCCCGACGTGACCTTCAACT CACAGCCTTACGTGGCTTTGGACTGGGACGCTGAAACCAAGAAGAGATTCTACAACGAAAACGAGGCGGAG AAATACGTAAAGCACAGCAGCATGGACATTCCTCAGCAGCAGACCACCGTGCAGCTGCAGGAGTGCATCCAGCTCTTCACCACCGTGGAAACACTGGAGGAGGAAAACCCATG GTACTGTCCCATGTGTAAGAAGCACCAACTGGCCACCAAGAAACTGGACCTGTGGTCTCTGCCCGAGGTCCTCATCATCCACCTCAAGAGGTTCTCCTACACCAAGTTCACCAGGGAGAAGCTTGACACTATCGTAGACTTCCCCCTCAG GAATCTGGACTTCTCCGGTTGTCTCTTGAAGAAGAAGCTGTCCAATGGGGAGCCTCCGAGCCGCTACGATCTCATCGCCGTGTCCAACCACTACGGAGGACTCAGAGACGGACACT acACCAGCTATGCACGTAACAAGGACAACGGTCAGTGGTACTACTTCGACGACAGCAAAGTGACATACGCCACAGAGGAGCAGATCATG ACCAACGCCGCCTACGTGCTCTTCTACCATCGGCAAGACAAGATGAGGAAACCTTCTCTGTCCGCGCCCTCCACAAGCTCGGCCGCGAGCACGCCGACCTCCGCAAGCTCGACCTCGTCCCCGCGGCCCTCCGAGGCAGACGCTGGCGCCGCCTCTGTCACGCCGCCGTGCGCCGACGCCGCCTCCGCCTTCGCTGAGCTCACCATGGAGACGGATTGA
- the usp11 gene encoding ubiquitin carboxyl-terminal hydrolase 11 isoform X1, translated as MAANSRCSAAEPAPGLESQRREVECLLRDCELRAGDSWFMVEHRWYTQWKEFVESGDQNSSCPGQIDNGELFEDVVSYHLKDRLVENEDFVLVPAEAWHKLLSWYGLVDQQPPLERKVVDLPSTLKVEVYPVEIFLCLHGNMENVTTAQFSRTDSIQSIQSAICGTFSLPSTCECRLWMKSSDNNCERLRNVHMSVLDACLSSGMTVIMETRNADGTWPSSRPLILRNSVEEQDSYRGQPGVCGLTNLGNTCFMNSALQCLSNTPPLTEYFLQSSYLEELNFSNPLGMKGEIAEAYADVIKQMWSGHHYSVVPRVFKVLPRRAAGRVRPAVLPDACCFCACVQTKVGHFASQFLGYQQHDSQELLSFLLDGLHEDLNRVKNKEYIELRDAEGRPDQEVAEEAWRNHRRRNDSVIVDTFHGLFKSTLICPQCRKVSVTFDPFCYLSIPLPVSKERVMEVFFISLEPYAKPMQHRVVVPKAGKVSDLCLALSEMTNVPDTQMVVADVFKHRFYKIYTPDESLNCILDRDDIFVYECSVQSDQQVLLALYLRERSHYRDYGSVNTTLFGHPLLLSVPRSSCSEEALYQIFLQRLARYVRVPNPSEELEEDDDEEELYKSQTNGISDDDEQEDVARLGPSQSVVCCADGPANDHHQDHAAPSEVQMRPPPPVEGDVHNVCAAKPLSSSDAGPSDGHINARGEESRADVDEENEEAAAAQNDTATEEDCKREEACSPSLPADEQAAKTRACRRKKRLFNIQAVNCNGTEREMGPDVTFNSAQPYVALDWDAETKKRFYNENEAEKYVKHSSMDIPQQQTTVQLQECIQLFTTVETLEEENPWYCPMCKKHQLATKKLDLWSLPEVLIIHLKRFSYTKFTREKLDTIVDFPLRNLDFSGCLLKKKLSNGEPPSRYDLIAVSNHYGGLRDGHYTSYARNKDNGQWYYFDDSKVTYATEEQIMTNAAYVLFYHRQDKMRKPSLSAPSTSSAASTPTSASSTSSPRPSEADAGAASVTPPCADAASAFAELTMETD; from the exons gtTCATGGTGGAGCATCGCTGGTACACACAGTGGAAGGAGTTTGTGGAAAGCGGAGACCAGAACTCGTCATGTCCCGGTCAGATCGACAATGGCGAGCTGTTTGAGG ATGTGGTCTCGTACCACCTAAAGGATCGTCTGGTGGAGAACGAGGACTTCGTGTTGGTGCCGGCCGAGGCGTGGCACAAGCTTCTTTCCTGGTACGGGTTGGTGGACCAGCAGCCGCCGCTGGAACGCAAG GTGGTGGACCTGCCCAGCACGCTCAAGGTGGAAGTTTACCCCGTGGAGATCTTCCTCTGTCTCCACGGCAACATGGAGAACGTCACCACAGCGCAGTTTAGCCGTACCGACAGCATAC AATCGATCCAGTCGGCCATTTGTGGGACCTTCTCGCTGCCGTCGACGTGCGAGTGTCGCCTGTGGATGAAAAGTTCCGACAACAACTGTGAACGTCTCAGGAACGTCCACATGAGCGTGCTGGACGCCTGCCTGAGCTCAGGGATG ACGGTGATCATGGAGACGAGGAATGCTGATGGCACTTGGCCGAGCTCCAGACCTTTAATTTT GAGGAACTCAGTGGAGGAGCAGGACTCGTATCGAGGTCAGCCCGGTGTCTGCGGCCTCACAAACCTCGGCAACACCTGCTTCATGAACTCTGCCCTGCAG TGTCTGAGCAACACTCCTCCCTTGACCGAGTACTTCCTGCAGAGCTCTTACCTGGAGGAGCTCAATTTCTCCAACCCGCTGGGCATGAAAGGCGAGATCGCCGAGGCTTACGCCGACGTCATCAAGCAAATGTGGTCAGGCCACCATTACTCGGTGGTGCCGCGCGTCTTCAAGGTGCTGCCACGCCGCGCCGCAGGACGAGTGCGACCGGCAGTGCTGCCTGATGCGTGTtgcttttgtgcgtgtgtgcagacCAAGGTGGGCCACTTTGCGTCTCAGTTCCTGGGCTACCAGCAACACGACAGTCAAGAGCTGCTTTCTTTCCTGTTGGACGGGCTGCACGAGGACCTGAACCGGGtcaagaataaagaatatatcgaGCTGCGAGACGCGGAAGGACGCCCGGACCAG gaagtggctgaggaggCATGGCGGAACCACCGACGGCGCAACGACTCTGTGATCGTCGACACCTTCCACGGCCTCTTCAAGTCCACGCTCATCTGTCCCCAGTGCCGCAAGGTGTCCGTCACTTTCGACCCGTTCTGCTACCTGAgcattccacttcctgtcagcAAGGAGCGCGTCATGGAAGTCTTCTTCATCTCGCTCGAACCGTACGCCAAACCCATGCAG CATCGCGTTGTGGTTCCCAAGGCAGGAAAAGTGTCGGACCTCTGCTTGGCTCTGTCAGAGATGACTAACGTTCCCGACACTCAG ATGGTGGTTGCCGATGTGTTCAAACATCGCTTTTATAAAATCTACACACCAGATGAATCTCTGAACTGCATCCTGGATCGGGACGACATCTTCGT gtacGAGTGCAGCGTGCAAAGCGACCAGCAGGTGCTACTGGCGCTCTATCTGAGGGAGCGTTCCCACTATAGAGACTACGGCTCGGTCAACACCACGCTATTTGGACACCCCCTGCTGCTCAGCGTGCCACGCAGCAGCTGCAGCGAGGAGGCGCTCTACCAAATCTTCTTGCAGAGACTGGC GCGCTACGTGCGAGTGCCCAATCCCTCTGAGGAGCTAGAGGAAGATGACGATGAAGAGGAGCTATACAAAAGTCAGACCAACGGCATCAGTGACG ATGATGAGCAAGAGGACGTGGCGCGACTGGGACCCTCGCAGTCGGTGGTGTGCTGCGCCGATGGGCCGGCGAACGACCACCACCAGGACCATGCCGCTCCCTCAGAGGTCCAGATGCGACCGCCCCCTCCAGTGGAGGGCGACGTCCACAATGTGTGCGCCGCCAAGCCCCTCTCCAGCAGCGACGCCGGCCCGAGCGACGGCCACATCAACGCCCGCGGCGAGGAGAGCCGGGCAGACGTTGATGAAGAGAACGAGGAGGCGGCAGCGGCGCAAAATGACACCGCCACGGAAGAAGACTGCAAGCGGGAGGAGGCGTGTTCTCCCAGCCTGCCAGCCGATGAGCAAGCGGCCAAGACGAGGGCATGTCGCAGGAAGAAGCGTCTGTTCAACATCCAGGCGGTCAACTGCAACGGCACCGAGCGGGAGATGGGCCCCGACGTGACCTTCAACT CAGCACAGCCTTACGTGGCTTTGGACTGGGACGCTGAAACCAAGAAGAGATTCTACAACGAAAACGAGGCGGAG AAATACGTAAAGCACAGCAGCATGGACATTCCTCAGCAGCAGACCACCGTGCAGCTGCAGGAGTGCATCCAGCTCTTCACCACCGTGGAAACACTGGAGGAGGAAAACCCATG GTACTGTCCCATGTGTAAGAAGCACCAACTGGCCACCAAGAAACTGGACCTGTGGTCTCTGCCCGAGGTCCTCATCATCCACCTCAAGAGGTTCTCCTACACCAAGTTCACCAGGGAGAAGCTTGACACTATCGTAGACTTCCCCCTCAG GAATCTGGACTTCTCCGGTTGTCTCTTGAAGAAGAAGCTGTCCAATGGGGAGCCTCCGAGCCGCTACGATCTCATCGCCGTGTCCAACCACTACGGAGGACTCAGAGACGGACACT acACCAGCTATGCACGTAACAAGGACAACGGTCAGTGGTACTACTTCGACGACAGCAAAGTGACATACGCCACAGAGGAGCAGATCATG ACCAACGCCGCCTACGTGCTCTTCTACCATCGGCAAGACAAGATGAGGAAACCTTCTCTGTCCGCGCCCTCCACAAGCTCGGCCGCGAGCACGCCGACCTCCGCAAGCTCGACCTCGTCCCCGCGGCCCTCCGAGGCAGACGCTGGCGCCGCCTCTGTCACGCCGCCGTGCGCCGACGCCGCCTCCGCCTTCGCTGAGCTCACCATGGAGACGGATTGA
- the usp11 gene encoding ubiquitin carboxyl-terminal hydrolase 11 isoform X2, with protein MAANSRCSAAEPAPGLESQRREVECLLRDCELRAGDSWFMVEHRWYTQWKEFVESGDQNSSCPGQIDNGELFEDVVSYHLKDRLVENEDFVLVPAEAWHKLLSWYGLVDQQPPLERKVVDLPSTLKVEVYPVEIFLCLHGNMENVTTAQFSRTDSIQSIQSAICGTFSLPSTCECRLWMKSSDNNCERLRNVHMSVLDACLSSGMTVIMETRNADGTWPSSRPLILRNSVEEQDSYRGQPGVCGLTNLGNTCFMNSALQCLSNTPPLTEYFLQSSYLEELNFSNPLGMKGEIAEAYADVIKQMWSGHHYSVVPRVFKVLPRRAAGRVRPAVLPDACCFCACVQTKVGHFASQFLGYQQHDSQELLSFLLDGLHEDLNRVKNKEYIELRDAEGRPDQEVAEEAWRNHRRRNDSVIVDTFHGLFKSTLICPQCRKVSVTFDPFCYLSIPLPVSKERVMEVFFISLEPYAKPMQHRVVVPKAGKVSDLCLALSEMTNVPDTQMVVADVFKHRFYKIYTPDESLNCILDRDDIFVYECSVQSDQQVLLALYLRERSHYRDYGSVNTTLFGHPLLLSVPRSSCSEEALYQIFLQRLARYVRVPNPSEELEEDDDEEELYKSQTNGISDDDEQEDVARLGPSQSVVCCADGPANDHHQDHAAPSEVQMRPPPPVEGDVHNVCAAKPLSSSDAGPSDGHINARGEESRADVDEENEEAAAAQNDTATEEDCKREEACSPSLPADEQAAKTRACRRKKRLFNIQAVNCNGTEREMGPDVTFNSQPYVALDWDAETKKRFYNENEAEKYVKHSSMDIPQQQTTVQLQECIQLFTTVETLEEENPWYCPMCKKHQLATKKLDLWSLPEVLIIHLKRFSYTKFTREKLDTIVDFPLRNLDFSGCLLKKKLSNGEPPSRYDLIAVSNHYGGLRDGHYTSYARNKDNGQWYYFDDSKVTYATEEQIMTNAAYVLFYHRQDKMRKPSLSAPSTSSAASTPTSASSTSSPRPSEADAGAASVTPPCADAASAFAELTMETD; from the exons gtTCATGGTGGAGCATCGCTGGTACACACAGTGGAAGGAGTTTGTGGAAAGCGGAGACCAGAACTCGTCATGTCCCGGTCAGATCGACAATGGCGAGCTGTTTGAGG ATGTGGTCTCGTACCACCTAAAGGATCGTCTGGTGGAGAACGAGGACTTCGTGTTGGTGCCGGCCGAGGCGTGGCACAAGCTTCTTTCCTGGTACGGGTTGGTGGACCAGCAGCCGCCGCTGGAACGCAAG GTGGTGGACCTGCCCAGCACGCTCAAGGTGGAAGTTTACCCCGTGGAGATCTTCCTCTGTCTCCACGGCAACATGGAGAACGTCACCACAGCGCAGTTTAGCCGTACCGACAGCATAC AATCGATCCAGTCGGCCATTTGTGGGACCTTCTCGCTGCCGTCGACGTGCGAGTGTCGCCTGTGGATGAAAAGTTCCGACAACAACTGTGAACGTCTCAGGAACGTCCACATGAGCGTGCTGGACGCCTGCCTGAGCTCAGGGATG ACGGTGATCATGGAGACGAGGAATGCTGATGGCACTTGGCCGAGCTCCAGACCTTTAATTTT GAGGAACTCAGTGGAGGAGCAGGACTCGTATCGAGGTCAGCCCGGTGTCTGCGGCCTCACAAACCTCGGCAACACCTGCTTCATGAACTCTGCCCTGCAG TGTCTGAGCAACACTCCTCCCTTGACCGAGTACTTCCTGCAGAGCTCTTACCTGGAGGAGCTCAATTTCTCCAACCCGCTGGGCATGAAAGGCGAGATCGCCGAGGCTTACGCCGACGTCATCAAGCAAATGTGGTCAGGCCACCATTACTCGGTGGTGCCGCGCGTCTTCAAGGTGCTGCCACGCCGCGCCGCAGGACGAGTGCGACCGGCAGTGCTGCCTGATGCGTGTtgcttttgtgcgtgtgtgcagacCAAGGTGGGCCACTTTGCGTCTCAGTTCCTGGGCTACCAGCAACACGACAGTCAAGAGCTGCTTTCTTTCCTGTTGGACGGGCTGCACGAGGACCTGAACCGGGtcaagaataaagaatatatcgaGCTGCGAGACGCGGAAGGACGCCCGGACCAG gaagtggctgaggaggCATGGCGGAACCACCGACGGCGCAACGACTCTGTGATCGTCGACACCTTCCACGGCCTCTTCAAGTCCACGCTCATCTGTCCCCAGTGCCGCAAGGTGTCCGTCACTTTCGACCCGTTCTGCTACCTGAgcattccacttcctgtcagcAAGGAGCGCGTCATGGAAGTCTTCTTCATCTCGCTCGAACCGTACGCCAAACCCATGCAG CATCGCGTTGTGGTTCCCAAGGCAGGAAAAGTGTCGGACCTCTGCTTGGCTCTGTCAGAGATGACTAACGTTCCCGACACTCAG ATGGTGGTTGCCGATGTGTTCAAACATCGCTTTTATAAAATCTACACACCAGATGAATCTCTGAACTGCATCCTGGATCGGGACGACATCTTCGT gtacGAGTGCAGCGTGCAAAGCGACCAGCAGGTGCTACTGGCGCTCTATCTGAGGGAGCGTTCCCACTATAGAGACTACGGCTCGGTCAACACCACGCTATTTGGACACCCCCTGCTGCTCAGCGTGCCACGCAGCAGCTGCAGCGAGGAGGCGCTCTACCAAATCTTCTTGCAGAGACTGGC GCGCTACGTGCGAGTGCCCAATCCCTCTGAGGAGCTAGAGGAAGATGACGATGAAGAGGAGCTATACAAAAGTCAGACCAACGGCATCAGTGACG ATGATGAGCAAGAGGACGTGGCGCGACTGGGACCCTCGCAGTCGGTGGTGTGCTGCGCCGATGGGCCGGCGAACGACCACCACCAGGACCATGCCGCTCCCTCAGAGGTCCAGATGCGACCGCCCCCTCCAGTGGAGGGCGACGTCCACAATGTGTGCGCCGCCAAGCCCCTCTCCAGCAGCGACGCCGGCCCGAGCGACGGCCACATCAACGCCCGCGGCGAGGAGAGCCGGGCAGACGTTGATGAAGAGAACGAGGAGGCGGCAGCGGCGCAAAATGACACCGCCACGGAAGAAGACTGCAAGCGGGAGGAGGCGTGTTCTCCCAGCCTGCCAGCCGATGAGCAAGCGGCCAAGACGAGGGCATGTCGCAGGAAGAAGCGTCTGTTCAACATCCAGGCGGTCAACTGCAACGGCACCGAGCGGGAGATGGGCCCCGACGTGACCTTCAACT CACAGCCTTACGTGGCTTTGGACTGGGACGCTGAAACCAAGAAGAGATTCTACAACGAAAACGAGGCGGAG AAATACGTAAAGCACAGCAGCATGGACATTCCTCAGCAGCAGACCACCGTGCAGCTGCAGGAGTGCATCCAGCTCTTCACCACCGTGGAAACACTGGAGGAGGAAAACCCATG GTACTGTCCCATGTGTAAGAAGCACCAACTGGCCACCAAGAAACTGGACCTGTGGTCTCTGCCCGAGGTCCTCATCATCCACCTCAAGAGGTTCTCCTACACCAAGTTCACCAGGGAGAAGCTTGACACTATCGTAGACTTCCCCCTCAG GAATCTGGACTTCTCCGGTTGTCTCTTGAAGAAGAAGCTGTCCAATGGGGAGCCTCCGAGCCGCTACGATCTCATCGCCGTGTCCAACCACTACGGAGGACTCAGAGACGGACACT acACCAGCTATGCACGTAACAAGGACAACGGTCAGTGGTACTACTTCGACGACAGCAAAGTGACATACGCCACAGAGGAGCAGATCATG ACCAACGCCGCCTACGTGCTCTTCTACCATCGGCAAGACAAGATGAGGAAACCTTCTCTGTCCGCGCCCTCCACAAGCTCGGCCGCGAGCACGCCGACCTCCGCAAGCTCGACCTCGTCCCCGCGGCCCTCCGAGGCAGACGCTGGCGCCGCCTCTGTCACGCCGCCGTGCGCCGACGCCGCCTCCGCCTTCGCTGAGCTCACCATGGAGACGGATTGA